A window of the Mesotoga prima MesG1.Ag.4.2 genome harbors these coding sequences:
- a CDS encoding ABC transporter permease — protein sequence MLRVMRRLVSNPIYTISMIMIFVIVLITLFPGLFAPYDPYKMNMDAFMSRPSIDHLFGGDQFGRDVFSRSMYGIQKSVIIASSAIAISAIIGTMLGLLSGYIGGLTDLIIMRIMDSFFAFPSLILALFIIALFGSSMSNLIFAIGLVYVPIFARTVRGATLSLKDTLFVKASKALGKKNISIMLKDILPNISSILIVTFTTNVSTALLTEASLGFLGLGVPPPEPTLGGMVGQGTSYLLSAPWIVLFPGMMIAIIVLSLNILGDGLRDVLDPRINR from the coding sequence ATGCTTAGAGTAATGCGGAGACTTGTGAGTAATCCGATCTACACGATTAGCATGATCATGATCTTTGTCATTGTTCTGATCACACTATTCCCTGGTTTATTTGCACCATATGACCCGTACAAGATGAATATGGATGCCTTTATGAGCAGGCCTTCTATAGATCATTTGTTTGGTGGAGACCAGTTCGGAAGAGACGTATTCTCAAGGTCGATGTATGGAATACAGAAAAGCGTAATAATCGCTTCCAGTGCGATTGCTATTTCGGCGATAATCGGTACTATGTTGGGGCTGTTGTCGGGCTATATTGGCGGACTGACCGACCTGATAATCATGAGGATTATGGATAGTTTCTTCGCTTTCCCATCGCTTATTTTGGCACTATTCATAATTGCTCTTTTCGGTTCAAGCATGTCCAACCTAATCTTTGCAATCGGCCTTGTCTATGTGCCGATATTTGCAAGGACCGTAAGGGGAGCAACGCTTTCTCTAAAGGATACTCTTTTTGTGAAGGCTTCTAAGGCGCTTGGAAAAAAGAATATCTCTATAATGCTTAAAGACATTCTTCCAAACATCTCTTCGATCCTGATTGTAACCTTCACCACAAATGTTTCAACAGCGCTTCTAACCGAGGCTTCCCTTGGTTTTCTCGGTCTAGGAGTTCCTCCTCCAGAGCCTACTCTAGGAGGAATGGTTGGCCAGGGAACCTCCTATTTGTTGAGCGCACCATGGATAGTCCTGTTTCCTGGAATGATGATAGCTATAATCGTTTTGAGTCTCAACATCCTGGGGGATGGGCTGAGAGATGTGCTCGATCCTAGAATAAACAGATAA
- a CDS encoding glycerol-3-phosphate responsive antiterminator, whose amino-acid sequence MLKGIIAALWNRKERPESVVPETVFFLNGGLFEIQERIDRFKAAGKKVFVDIDFVSGLSGDEDSVLYLKKSGVDGIITAKLRIFKQAVNAGMHQSLLRFFVLDSRAVEKGIQTIVSNGVRNIEILPGIVAAKVAPKIRVHAPETTIVAAGLIDSVEEIEMLKNHVDGVSTSSTALWTYRW is encoded by the coding sequence ATGCTAAAAGGAATTATTGCGGCTTTATGGAACAGAAAAGAGAGACCAGAATCAGTTGTTCCGGAAACGGTTTTCTTCCTAAATGGTGGGCTCTTTGAAATACAGGAGAGGATCGATCGATTCAAAGCTGCTGGAAAGAAGGTCTTCGTGGATATTGATTTTGTTTCTGGGCTTTCTGGCGACGAGGATAGCGTTCTTTATCTTAAGAAGAGCGGAGTCGATGGAATAATCACTGCTAAGCTTAGAATATTCAAACAAGCAGTAAATGCCGGGATGCATCAGAGCCTTTTGAGGTTTTTCGTACTTGACTCGAGGGCCGTTGAAAAGGGAATTCAAACGATCGTATCCAATGGAGTGAGAAACATTGAGATACTGCCCGGAATAGTCGCAGCGAAGGTAGCCCCAAAAATCAGAGTTCATGCACCTGAGACTACCATAGTTGCTGCAGGTCTTATAGACAGCGTTGAGGAAATCGAAATGTTGAAGAACCATGTTGATGGGGTTTCCACTAGTTCCACGGCCTTGTGGACCTATAGATGGTGA
- a CDS encoding NAD(P)/FAD-dependent oxidoreductase, whose translation MQAVVIGGGVVGCLIARELSRFRIKVVLVEKLEDIGQGVTKANSAILHGGYDDPPGTLRARFCAPGNLMFDKLAEELKFPVKRTGSIVVAKDRNELPKLEELLQNGINNGVKDLRIVGKNELRELEPHISDEFNYALFCGTAGITEPWMVAIASAMNVAANGGEVVTGEEVIGGKINEGRVTEVFLSSGRKIEADLVINAAGLFYEKVASAFNVNVPPVHLRKGEYILLDKKASELVNMIIFPLPTAAGKGKLVVPTVDGGVLLGPTSVELPEFSPEDVSTTDSGLTSVRESGEYLIPGIDNAKWFIKSFAGLRPETVQKDFYIKRAEELANFITVGAMRSPGLTAAPAIAEFVVSMIVPETGIDLVRRDDFVPCLEERVKIKELPAGKVSEMIDENPAYGRIVCQCNEVSEAEIVQAIRDGARTIDGIKFRTRAGFGRCQGGFCSWNIAKILARELKKDLSEVRQNSEGSWIVDGKVRQ comes from the coding sequence ATGCAAGCGGTAGTCATTGGAGGTGGAGTTGTCGGGTGTCTAATCGCTCGAGAACTCAGCAGATTTAGAATTAAGGTTGTTCTCGTTGAGAAATTAGAGGATATAGGACAGGGAGTTACTAAAGCAAACTCTGCTATTCTTCACGGTGGCTATGACGATCCGCCAGGAACATTAAGAGCTAGGTTCTGCGCTCCCGGAAATCTAATGTTTGATAAGCTCGCTGAAGAATTGAAATTCCCTGTAAAAAGGACCGGATCGATTGTCGTAGCAAAGGACAGAAACGAGCTTCCAAAACTTGAGGAGCTACTTCAAAATGGTATCAACAATGGAGTAAAAGATCTCAGAATCGTTGGCAAAAATGAGCTTAGAGAGCTGGAACCTCACATTTCAGATGAATTTAATTATGCCCTATTTTGTGGTACTGCTGGAATCACTGAGCCCTGGATGGTGGCGATTGCTTCGGCTATGAATGTTGCCGCAAACGGGGGCGAGGTTGTCACAGGTGAAGAAGTCATAGGCGGGAAGATCAATGAAGGAAGGGTCACCGAAGTATTTCTAAGTTCTGGCAGGAAGATTGAAGCCGACTTGGTAATAAACGCAGCCGGTCTCTTCTACGAAAAGGTTGCTTCAGCCTTTAACGTGAATGTGCCCCCGGTTCATTTGAGAAAGGGTGAGTATATCCTTTTGGATAAAAAGGCAAGTGAATTAGTAAATATGATAATATTTCCGCTTCCAACCGCTGCAGGAAAGGGAAAATTAGTTGTCCCAACGGTTGATGGAGGAGTTCTTCTAGGGCCGACTTCAGTTGAACTACCCGAGTTTTCGCCGGAAGATGTTAGCACTACTGATTCTGGGCTGACTTCAGTTAGAGAATCTGGAGAATATCTTATCCCGGGAATAGACAATGCAAAGTGGTTCATAAAGTCATTTGCCGGGCTGAGACCTGAAACCGTCCAAAAGGATTTCTACATAAAGAGAGCCGAAGAACTTGCAAACTTCATCACAGTGGGGGCTATGAGATCTCCAGGTTTGACTGCAGCCCCCGCAATTGCGGAATTCGTAGTTAGTATGATCGTTCCAGAAACTGGAATCGATCTGGTTAGAAGAGACGATTTTGTTCCGTGTCTTGAAGAGAGAGTAAAGATAAAGGAACTTCCAGCTGGGAAAGTCTCTGAGATGATTGATGAAAACCCTGCGTATGGGCGAATCGTCTGTCAATGCAATGAGGTTTCTGAAGCCGAGATAGTCCAGGCCATTCGCGATGGAGCAAGAACAATTGACGGTATTAAATTTAGAACTAGAGCGGGTTTTGGAAGATGTCAGGGCGGGTTCTGCAGCTGGAACATTGCGAAGATTCTGGCTAGAGAGCTCAAGAAGGATCTATCCGAAGTTAGACAGAACAGCGAGGGAAGCTGGATAGTTGATGGGAAGGTGAGACAATGA
- a CDS encoding NAD(P)/FAD-dependent oxidoreductase, whose translation MNRLTTDVLIIGGGAAGMSSALSAAKTGADVTLLEREPIAGGVLNQCIHNGFGLQFYHEELTGPEFASRLQREMSEEGVSMIGESYVRHIDVREKKAVVLSPKGAFEISAKALVISSGARERPFGSLLIQGYRPSGILPAGLAQRYVNLENYLPGKRAVVLGSGDIGLIMARRLTLEGVEVVAVIERMPYPGGLTRNIVQCLEDYDIPLLLSTTVTKVFGKGRLEEVEITKVDERFVPIPGTSSRLKVDTLILSAGLLPQVEDFDDDLTIDPINRGFVVSNTGESSVEGVFAAGNNVAVFDLVDYVAAEGWIAGRHAALYALGKNTSGDRVPVVRGDNVGVVVPGIVDMDEHVRLYVRLKNPMDKGTLVLKELGLEKSFSYGVPSEMIQMVIKKEKLMPLIDAKRLTVEVH comes from the coding sequence ATGAACAGACTCACCACAGACGTTCTTATCATAGGTGGCGGAGCAGCAGGTATGTCATCAGCTCTCAGTGCTGCAAAAACTGGAGCTGACGTTACTCTCCTAGAAAGAGAACCGATTGCAGGAGGTGTCCTAAATCAGTGTATTCATAATGGGTTCGGCCTTCAGTTCTACCATGAGGAATTGACAGGTCCGGAATTTGCCTCTCGCCTTCAACGTGAGATGAGTGAAGAAGGGGTGAGCATGATTGGTGAATCTTATGTCCGGCACATAGACGTGAGGGAGAAAAAAGCAGTTGTGCTTTCTCCTAAGGGAGCATTTGAAATTTCTGCGAAGGCCCTTGTCATATCGAGCGGAGCCAGAGAAAGACCGTTCGGCTCGCTGTTGATACAGGGTTATAGACCGTCAGGAATATTGCCGGCAGGTTTGGCTCAAAGATATGTGAATCTAGAGAATTATCTACCAGGAAAAAGAGCGGTTGTACTAGGATCAGGGGATATCGGGTTGATAATGGCAAGAAGACTGACACTTGAAGGTGTGGAAGTAGTCGCTGTAATAGAACGGATGCCATATCCCGGAGGTCTTACAAGAAACATTGTTCAGTGCCTTGAAGATTATGATATTCCCCTTCTCCTTTCGACAACTGTGACCAAAGTCTTCGGAAAGGGAAGGCTTGAAGAAGTTGAAATAACTAAGGTCGATGAGAGATTCGTTCCGATACCGGGCACTTCCAGCCGGCTGAAAGTTGACACTTTAATACTTTCTGCCGGGTTGCTTCCACAGGTTGAGGATTTCGATGATGATTTGACTATCGATCCTATCAATAGAGGTTTTGTTGTTTCAAACACAGGTGAAAGCTCCGTAGAGGGTGTTTTTGCGGCGGGAAACAATGTTGCGGTATTCGATCTCGTGGATTATGTAGCCGCCGAGGGCTGGATAGCCGGCCGTCATGCTGCTCTCTATGCGCTCGGCAAGAATACTTCTGGGGACAGGGTTCCCGTTGTTAGGGGAGATAATGTGGGAGTTGTTGTGCCTGGCATAGTGGATATGGATGAGCACGTACGCCTGTATGTAAGATTGAAAAACCCTATGGACAAGGGCACTCTAGTTCTAAAGGAACTAGGGCTCGAGAAGAGTTTCTCTTATGGGGTTCCCAGTGAGATGATCCAGATGGTTATTAAAAAAGAGAAGCTGATGCCTCTTATTGACGCAAAACGGTTAACGGTGGAGGTGCACTAA